In Hyphomicrobiales bacterium, the genomic window TGTATAGATCGAAGAAGACAAAGTTCAGCCCGAGCGTCGCGAGCGCAAAGTAGAAGCCGCTGAGCCGAAGGAGTGGGACGAGCGTCAGCACTGCTACGGCTCCGCTGGCGAGTGCCGCCACCACCATCGCAACGAAGTAATTGACTCCGAGATAGATGTTTAAGGCCGCGGCAACATATGCGCCGAATCCGAGATAGACAGCCTGACCCATGGCCATCATCCCCGTGTAGCCGATGACGAAATTTGCCGCTAGGCTCACCGTCACCCAGACGCACATGAGGGTACCGAGATAGAAGATGTGGTCCATGGTCAGCCGAACAGCCCCCTGGGGCGGATCAAGATCAGGATGATCATCATCGCGAACACGCTAAATGTCACCCATTCCGGAAAGAGGAAGCCGGCGTAGGCAGTGAGTATCCCGAGGCTGATGCTGCCGACGATGCTGCCGAGGAGGATGTTCTGCACGCCGCCGAGGATTACGGCCACGACCGCGATGAAGAGGGTCCGTATTCCGGTGTCCGGTGTGAGACCTGAGTCATACGCGGTCAACACACCTGCGATCCCTGCCAGTGCCGATGCAACAAGAAAGATGACGTTGCGCGTCTGGGCAACGTTCATTCCGACGACGGCCGCAAGGGGACCGTTGTCGGTGAGCCCGCGAACCTCGAGTCCGGTCTGCGTGCGGTGAAGCCACAGGAAAAGAAGGCCATAGACCACGATGACGATGCCGACAATAACGAAGTCGAGTATCCGGAACGCAATCGGTCCCGTCGTGACAATGTCGAGGGCGGAGGTGCGTGCGACCGTAACGATGCCCTTGGTGAAAACGAGGAACACGGCTTCGAAGACTAGCGCCACGCCGAGAGACGCGATGAAGACGCTGAACATGCCCCCGCCCCGCCGCATGACGGGGAGGTAGACGGCCTTGTCGATGCCCAGCCCCGTGAGCGCGGCAACAATGACGGAGAGAATTCCGCTCGTCACCAGATCGAGGTCGTTGACCCGGTGCAAAAAGAAGAAGGCATAGCCGGCCGTGAGGAAGACGGTTCCGTGCGCGATATGGAAGATGCGGAGCGTCGCGAAGATGAGCGCAAACCCCACCGCCACGAGGGCGTAGTAGCCAGCGATCCCGAACCCGATCGCCAGCACCTGGAGTGCGCTCATCATCTTCGATCTATTCCCAGCGGGATAAAGCTTGATTCGCTTAAGGCTGTATCTCCACGAACTCCGGCTTCGTCACCTCTGTGAGGCGGTAGAGCGCGACCGGCACGACGGTCTGCCCGTCCTTGTCCATGCTAACGAGCCCGCCA contains:
- a CDS encoding branched-chain amino acid ABC transporter permease, with amino-acid sequence MMSALQVLAIGFGIAGYYALVAVGFALIFATLRIFHIAHGTVFLTAGYAFFFLHRVNDLDLVTSGILSVIVAALTGLGIDKAVYLPVMRRGGGMFSVFIASLGVALVFEAVFLVFTKGIVTVARTSALDIVTTGPIAFRILDFVIVGIVIVVYGLLFLWLHRTQTGLEVRGLTDNGPLAAVVGMNVAQTRNVIFLVASALAGIAGVLTAYDSGLTPDTGIRTLFIAVVAVILGGVQNILLGSIVGSISLGILTAYAGFLFPEWVTFSVFAMMIILILIRPRGLFG